Genomic DNA from Candidatus Hydrogenedentota bacterium:
GCTGCTGGCGGACGGGCTTGTCTTCAACCTGGACGGCAAGAAGGGGACGCTGCACCTGGTGGCGCCGTCGCCGGAGGAATTCAAGGAGCTGGGAAGCGTCAAGATTCTCAGCGGCAAGGAAATCTGGGCGCCCATGGCGCTCTCCAACGGCAAACTTCTCGTCCGCAGCCAGTCGGAGATGAAGTGCCTGGACGTCGTGAACCCCTGACCCCGGGGCTTCCCGCATCCCCAAGAAAGAGCATGAAGTGACCCCTCGGCAACGCTACACGCTGCTGGCCGCGGCGCTGCTGGTTCTGGCCGCCGCCGTCGCGGGGGCGGGCCTGTGGCGGGTGCTGTCCAGCCGCCCCCCCGCCGCCGCCGTCGCCCTGCGGCTGCCGGGGAACGACGCCGCGCCCGCGGACCGCTCCGGCGACGGCGCCGCCGTGGACCTCGCGGGCGCTTTCCGCGCGGGCGAGGGGACGCCGTCGGCCCTGCCGGGATACTGGCCGCGGTTCCGGGGCGCGGGCCTGGACAACATCGCCAAGGACGCGCCGCCGCTGGCGGACGCGTGGCCCGCCGAGGGGCCGAAGGTGCTCTGGCGGATTCCCGTGGGCGAGGGCTACGCCGGGGCCGCCGTGGCCAACGGCCGGGTCTACCTGGCGGACTACGACGAGAAGACCCGGGCGGACGCCGTGCGCTGCCTCTCCCTGGACGACGGCCGCGAAATCTGGCGCCGGTCCTACCGGATCACGGTGAAGAAGAACCACGGCATGAGCCGCACCGTGCCGGCCGTCACGGAGCAGCACCTGGTCTCCATGGGGCCGCGCTGCCATGTGGTCTGCCTCGACCCCGCCACGGGCGACTTCCGCTGGGGGCTGGACCTCCAGAAGGACTACGGCACCAAGGAGCCCCTCTGGTACACGGGCCAGTGCCCGCTGGTGGAGGACGGCCGCGCGATCCTCGCGCCCTGCGGGCCGGAGGTGTTGATGATGGCCGTGGACTGCGCCACGGGACAGGTGCTCTGGAAGGCGCCCAACCCCGACGGGTGGAACATGTCCCACGCCTCCGTCTTCCCCATGACCCTCGCCGGACGCCGCATGTACGTCTACGCCGCCGTGGGCGGCGTGGCGGGCGTTTCCGCCGAGCCGGACACGGCGGGCGCCCTGCTCTGGCGCGTGCCGTGGAAGGCCCGCGTCGTGGCGCCTTCCGCCCTGGCCATCGGGCCGGACCGCGTGCTGTGCCTGGCGGGCTACGGCGAGGGCGGCCTGATCCTCAAGATCGCGGCGGAGGGCGGCGCGTTCACCGCCGCCGTGGAGTCCGCCTACTCGCCGAAGGACGGCATCGCGTCGGAGCAGCACACGCCCATTCTGCACGACGGGCTGCTCTACGCCATCCTGCCCAAGGACGCGGGCGGCCTCCGCGCGCAGTTCGTCTGCCACCGCCCGGACAACACGCTGGTGTGGTCCAGCGGCTCCGGGGAGCGCTTCGGCCTCGGCCCCTTCCTGCTGGCGGACGGCAAGTTCTTCGTGATGGACGACGAGGGGACCCTGTCGCTCCTGCGGCAGAGCCCGGAGCGGTTTGAGCTGCTGGCGCGGGCGAAAGTGCTCAACGGCCACGAGTCCTGGGGGCCCATGGCCCTCGCGGGCGACCGCCTCCTCCTGCGCGACTCGATGGAGATGGCCTGCGTGTTCGTCGGAAAGGAGGGGCCCTGATGGACCAAAAGCCCCTGATCCCCCGGTGGGCGTGGACCGTGCTGGCCGCCGCCGTGCTGGCCGCCGTGGTTGCCCTGTTTCTCACGGGGAAGCCCAAGGAGCCGGGGCCGTCCTTCCGCTTTGACACGTCGAACTTCGAGAAGACCGGCGCGGCGCAGAAACGCTTCCGCGAGACGGCGCGCTTCGCCCTGGACCTGGCGAACCCGACGGGCCTCGCCGCAACGGCGGACGGCGGCCTCCTCGTCTGCGGCGAGAACACCCTGCTCGTCCTCGACGCCGCCGGAAAGGAGACGGCACGGCACGCGGTCGCGGGCACGCCGGAATGCGCGGCCCAGGGGCCGGACGGCCGCATCTATCTCGGCATGCGCCGCCGCGTGGTCGTGCTGGACGCGGCCGGGGCCGTGGCGGCGGAGTGGCCGGAGGGGAACGAGCGCGCGTACCTGACGAGCATCGCGGCGGACACGGACTGCGTGTACGCCGCCGACGCGGGCAACCGCGTGGTGCTGCGGTACGGGTTCGACGGCGCGCTGCTCGGCGAGATCGGGCGGCGCGACGCGGCCCGGGAGATTCCCGGGTTCGTGGTGCCCAGCCCGCATTTGGAGGTGGCGCTGGACCCCATGACGGGCCTGTGGGCGAACAACCCCGGCCGCCACGGCCTGGAGCAGTACCGGCCCGACGGGTCGCTGGCCAGCTCGTGGTACCGCGCGGGCATGACGATTGAGGGGTTCTGCGGGTGCTGCAACCCCATGGCCATCGCGTTCCGCGCGGACGGGTCCGTGGTGACGGCGGAGAAGGGGCTGGTGCGGATCAAGGTTCTCGCGCCGGACCAGTCGCTGGCGGGGGTGGTGGCGCTGCCGGAGGATTTGGGCGCGGCGTCCGGCGAGGCGGCCGCGGCGGAGGACAACGCGCCGGTGCGCGACCTCGCGGTGGACGCGCGGGGGCGCATTCTGGCGCTGCACGGCCCCTGGAGGGCCGTGCTGGTGTATGAGGAAGAGCAAGACGCGGCCGGGTGACCGGCGGCGGGAGGCTTTGCCATGGACAAGAAAGACGCGGACTTCGACCGGCGGGACTTCCTGCGGGCGGCGGCGGTGGTTGCCGCGGGCGGCGGCGCGTGGCTGGCGGCGGGCGCGGGGCAGGCCGGGCGGATGGTCTGGCAGATTGACCCGGCGAAATGCACCCAGTGCGGGCGCTGCGCCACCACCTGCGTGCTGAACCCCTCGGCGGTGAAATGCGTCCACTCCACGGAAATCTGCGGGTTCTGCGACCTGTGCGGCGGCTACCTCCTGCCCACGGCCAAGGCGCAGGACACGGGGGCCGAGAACGAGCTGTGCCCCGTGGCCGCGCTGAAGCGGAGATATGTGGAGGAGCCCTTCTTTGAGTACACGGTGGACGAGGATTTGTGCGTTGGCTGCGCCAAGTGCGTCAAGGGCTGCGCCCAGTTCGGCAACGGGTCCCTCCACCTCCAGATCAAGCGCGACCTCTGCCTGAACTGCAACGAGTGCGCCATCGCGCGGAACTGCCCGTCGAAGGCGGTGGCGCAGATCCCCCTGCGCGAGGCCTACCGCGTCAAATCCTTCGGCGCGCCGGAGGCCGGCAAATGAGGCGCGCCTTCCTGACATGCGCCGTGCTGGTTGTTCTGGCGGGCGGGGCCTGGGCGGAGTTCCGCTTCCCCATGCCCGAGTTCGAGTCGGGCTACACCCGCCCGCCCATGCACCTGCCGCCGCCGGCCGTCACGTCGCCGCTGGTGGACGTCGCGCTCCTGGGCGGGCTGATGGCGGTGACGGCGTGGGCCGTCGTGAAGCGCCGGTCCCGCGCGTGGGTGCTGTCGGTCTGCGCGGTGTCCGTCCTCTACTTCGGGTTTTACCGCAAGGGCTGCGTTTGCTCCGTCGGCTCGCTGCAGAACGTGCTCGACGCCTTCATCGGGTCGGGGCTTGCGGTGCCCGTGGTGGTGTCCGTGTTCTTCCTGCTGCCGCTGGTGTTCGCCCTGTGGTTCGGGCGCGTGTTCTGCGCCGCCGTGTGCCCCCTGGGCGCGCTGCAGGAGCTGTGCGCCGTGCGGCCCGTGCAGGTGCCGCGCGCGGCGGAGCAGGTGCTGGGCCTGCTGGCCTACGCCTACCTCGGCCTCACCGTGGTGGGCGTCGTCACGGGGAGCGGCTTCCTCATCTGCCGCTACGACCCGTTTGTGGGCTTCTTCCGCCTCGGCGGCGAGCTGAACCTGCTGCTGGCCGGGGGGCTCCTGCTGGCGTCGGGGCTCGTGATCGCGCGGCCCTACTGCCGCTGGCTCTGCCCCTACGGCGTGCTCCTGCGATGGGTGTCCATGGTGTCCAAATGGCACGCCGCGGTGACCCCGGCGTCCTGCATCCAGTGCCGCCTGTGCGAAAGCGCGTGCCCTGTGAACGCCATCGAGTTCCCCACCCCGGCGGACCGTCCCGAGCGGCGCGGCGCGGGGGTGCGGCGGATGCTGGTGCTGGGGGCGGCGCTGCCGGTGGTGCTGCTGTTCGCGGCCGGCGCGGGGTGGAGCGCCCACGGCTGGCTCGCGCGGATGCACCCCGTTGTGCGGCTGGCGGACCGGGTGGCGGCGGAGGACGCCGGGCGCGTCACGGGCACCACGATCGACAGCGAGACCTTCCGCGCGGGGCAGCAGCCCGTGGCGGAGCTGTACGCGGAGGCCGCCGGGCTGGAGGAGCGCTTCAAGGGCGCGGGTGCGGGCTTCGGCGCGTTCATGGGGCTGGTCGTCTGGGGCCGGGTGCTCCGGCTGTCGCGCGTCCGCGTCCGGAAGGACTACGAGATAGACAAGGGGGCCTGCGTGAGCTGCGCCCGGTGCTTCGCCTACTGCCCCGTGGAGAGGGAATCCGATGCCCAAGCCTGACCCGAAGCCGAACCGCTTCGCCGCCAACCCGCCCGCGTGGCGGCTGTCCGTGGCCGTGGCCGCGGTCGCCGGGGCCTTCTGCCTCGTCGTGTCCGCCCTGCTCGTGCTGAACTATGTGCAGGTGCAGCGGACCAGCCCGCTCGACAACCCCGAACTCCTCGCGCTGCGCGCGAAACTCGTGGAGGCGACGGGCGACGACACCGCCGCGCTCGTGGAACAGGTCCGCGTGCTGGATCTGCTGGCGCGCGGCGCGCTGTTCACCAGCCAGGAAACGCTCCGGACCGGCGCGTGGGCGCTGCTGGCCGGGGCCGTCGTGCTGGTCGCGGCGCTGCGCCTCGCGGCGCGGTTCCGCCCCCTGCCGCCCGTGGCGCCCTTTGCGCCGCCGCCGCCCGAGGGCGCCTACTGGCTCACCCGCGCCCGCGCGCGGGAGCTGGCGCTGTTCTTCGGCGGGCTGTGGGTGGTCGCGGCGGTGCTCGCCGCGCTGTTCACGCCGACGGGCTTCCGCGAAGCCGCCCCCGGGGCCGCGCCCGCCGGGGACCAGGCCGCCGCCGCGCCGGACACGGGCGGAGAGGCCGCGCCCGCCGCCGCCGCCGCGTTCCCCTCGTGGGACGAGGTGAAAAAGCAGTGGCCGAACTTCCGCGGCCCCGAGGGCACGGGCATCGCGCAGGTGGCCGCCGCGCCCACGGCGTGGAACGTGGAGACGGGCGAGAACATCCTGTGGAAGACCGAGGTGCCGCTGCCGGGCTTCAGCTCCCCCGTGGTGTGGGACGACCGGGTATACCTGACGGCGTCCGACGAAACGACGCGCGCGGTCTACTGCTTTGACGCAAACACGGGGGAGAAGCGCTGGGAGTATGCCGTGGGCGACCTGCCCGGATCCACGGGCGCGCTGCCGAAATACAACGAGGAGACGGGCTTCGCCGCGCCGACCATGGCGCTCCAGGGCGACCTCGCCTTTGCGATCTTCTCCACCGGCGAACTGGTCTGCCTCGACAAGGAGGGGAAACTCGTCTGGGGGAAACACCTCGGCGTGCCGGACAACCACTACGGCCACTCGTCGTCCCTCATCGTGTCGGAGGGCGTGCTGGTGGTGCAGTATGACCAGAAGAAGGATCCGAAGATTTTCGGGTTCAACATCGCCGACGGCTCGGAGGCGTGGGTCATCGCGCGCGAGAAGATTTCCTGGGCGTCGCCCATCTGCCCCGAAACGCCCCTGGGCCGCATGCTCATCGTGAACTCCAGCAAGGACGTCGCGGGCTACGCGCCCGCCACGGGCAAACTGCTGTGGCAGGTGAAGTGCCTCGACGGCGAGGTCGCCCCCAGTCCCGCCTACGGCGGCGGCGTGGTCTTTGTCGCCAACGACTACGCCATGGCGACGGCGCTGCGCCTGGGCGGCGCGGCGGACGCGGTGACGGCGGAGATGATGTGGGAGTACGACGAGGTGCTTCCGGACACGTCGAGCCCCCTGGTGACGGAGAAATACGCGTATCTCGCCACGGCGCGGGCGGAAATCTCCTGCCTGGACCGCGAGACGGGGGCGCAGGTGTGGCTCCAGGAGCTGGAGGACGGGTTCCAGGCGTCGCCCGTCCTCGCGGGAGGAAACATCTATCTCGTGGACATGATGGGCGTGATGACCCTCTTCGCGGAGGGCCCGGAATACAAACAGACGGCGAGCATCCCGATGGGCGAGGAGGCGGGCGCGACCCCGGCCTTCACCGAGGGGCGCATGTTCGTGCGCACGGCGAAACACCTGTACTGCATCGGCGGGAAGTGACATGACGGAAGCCGAACTGAGGGAAGTGGACGGAATGATTGAGGCGTGCGGCCGCGGGCCGGACGCGCTGGTGCCGCTGTTGCAGGCGGTCCAGCACCGGTTCCGCCACCTGCCGGAGGAGGCCCTGCGCCGCATCTGCGAGACAACGGAGATCCGCGCGGCGGACGTGGACGCCGTGTCCACCTTCTTCCCCCATTTCCGGCGGACCCCCGCGGGGAAGCACACCGTGTCCGTGTGCGACGGAACGGCCTGCCACCTCAAGGGGGCGGACGAGGTGTACGACGCCGTCCGGGACGCCCTGGGCATCCCCCCGGAGGACGACACGGACGCCGACCGCCTCTTCACGGTGCAGAAGGTGCGCTGCCTCGGCTGCTGCACCCTGGCCCCGGCGGTCCAAATTGACCACGTGACCTACGGCCACATCACCCGCGAAAGCGCGCCCGCCATGCTGCGGGCCTTCCTCGCGCAGGAGGCGGCGGGCGGCGCGGCCGCGCGCGGCGAGTCGCTTTCCGCCGCGCCCGACGGCGCGCCGGAAATCCGCGTGGGCCTGGGGTCGTGCTGCGTGGCCGGGGGCAGCGCGCGCGTGCGCGACGCCGTGGAGGACACCCTCCGCCGCCACGGGCTGTCCGCAAGCCTCAAGCCCGTGAGCTGCGTCGGCATGTGCCACCAGACCCCCCTGCTCCAGATCGTGCTGCCGGGGGAACCCGTCATCACCTACGCCAAGGTGTCCGAGGACGACGTGGCGCCGCTGCTGCTTCAGCACCTCGCGCCCGCGAACCCCCTGCGCCGCGCCGGGGCCGCGCTCTCGCGCTGGGCCGGCCGCCTCTACGACGGCGGCGCGTCCTCCCCCGGCTGCTGCTCCCTCGGCGAAGACCACCCGTCGCTCCTGTCCTTCCTCGGCCCGCAGCGCCACATCGCCACGGAGTTCTGCGGCGAGCTGGACCCGTCCTCGCTGGAGGACTACCGGGCGCGCGGCGGCTTCGAGGCCCTGCGGAAATGCCTCCAGGCGACGGGCGGCCCGGCGGTGGACGGCGGCTTCGCGGACCCGGAGGCCGTCATTGCGGAGATCGAGCGCGCGGGCCTGCGCGGCCGCGGCGGCGCGGGCTTTCCCACGGGCCGCAAATGGCGCGCCGTGCGGCAGGCGGAGGGGGCGGAGAAGGTGGTGGTGTGCAACGGCGACGAGGGCGACCCGGGCGCGTTCATGGACCGCATGATCCTGGAGTCCTACCCCTTCCGCGTCATCGAGGGCATGCTCATCGCGTCCGTCGCCGCCGGGGCGCGGCGCGGCGTCTTCTACATCCGCGCCGAATACCCGCTGGCGGTGGCCCGGGTGCGCCGGGCCATCGCGGTCTGCGAAAAGGCGGGCATTCTGGGCGAGAACATCCTGGGCAGCCGCCACGCCTTCCGCGCCGAGGTGCGCGAGGGCGCGGGCGCCTTCGTCTGCGGCGAGGAGACGGCCCTGCTCGCGTCGCTGGAGGGCCGCCGGCCCACGCCGCGCTTCCGCCCGCCCTTCCCCGCGCAGCGCGGGCTCAACGGCCTGCCCACGCTCATCAACAACGTGGAGACCCTGGCGGTGACGCCGTGGATCCTCCGCCACGGCGCGGACGCCTTCACGGCGCTGGGCACGGAGGGCAGCCGGGGCACCAAGGTCTTCGCGCTGGCGGGCAAGGTGCGCCGGGGCGGCCTCATCGAGGTGCCCATGGGCGTCACCGTGCGCCGCATTGTGGAGGAGGCCGGCGGCGGCGTGAACGAGGGCCGCACCTTCAAGGCCGTGCAGGTCGGCGGGCCGTCGGGCGGCTGCATCCCCGACGCGCTGGCGGACCTGCCGGTGGACTACGAGGCCCTCACGGGCGCGGGCGCCATGATGGGCTCCGGCGGCATGGTCGTCATGGACGACACGGACTGCATGGTGGAGATGACGCGGTACTTCCTGTCGTTCACGCAGCTGGAGTCCTGCGGGAAATGCGTGCCCTGCCGCGTGGGCACGGCGCTCATGCTGGAAATCCTCACGCGCCTCTGCGGGGGGCGCGGCACGGCGAAGGACCTGGAGGAGCTGGAGCGCACGGCGGTGATGGTGAAGGCCCAGAGCCTGTGCGGCCTCGGCCGCACGGCGCCCAACCCGGTCCTCAGCGGGCTGAAGCACTTCCGGCACGAGTTCGAGGCCCATGTTGCGGGCCGGTGCCCGGCGCACCGCTGCAAGGCCCTCGTGACGTACAGCATCACGGACGCCTGCATCGGCTGCACCAAATGCGCCCAGGTCTGCCCCGCCGACGCCATCGCGCCGCTCCCCTACCAGGTCCACGAGGTGGACATGGGGAAATGCGTGCGCTGCAACGCCTGTTACGACATATGCCCCGCCGGGGCGGTAAAGGTGGAATGACATGCCGCGCCTGACGATCAACGGAATCGAAGTGGAGGTGGACGCCGGTGCCACCGTGCTCGACGCGGCCCGCAAAGCGGGCGCCGACGTGCCCACGCTCTGCCACTACGAAAAGACGGGCCCGCAGACGGCGTGCATGCTGTGTGTCGTGCGCGACGCCGCGGCGGACCGCCTGGTGCTCTCCTGCGCCCTCCCCGCCGCCGACGGCATGGAGATCGTCACCGACGACCCGGGTGTCTTCGCCGCGCGGCGGTCGGCTCTGGAACTCCTGATGAGCGAGCACGCCGGGGACTGCGAGGGGCCCTGCGAGCGTATCTGCCCCGCCGGCCTGCACATCCCGCTGATGCTGCGCACCGCGCAGTCCGGCGATGCGGCGGGCGCGGCCGCCCTCGCCCGCGGGGACCTGGTTTTCCCCGCGACCCTGGGCCGCATCTGCTCGGCCCCCTGCGAGCGCGTCTGCCGCCGCGCGCAGTACGACACGGCGGTCGCCATCCGCACCACCCACGGCGCCCTCGCCGAGGCCCACCCGCCCGCCGCCGCGCCGAAACCCGCGCCCTCCGGGCGCACCGTCGGCATTGTGGGGTCCGGACTCGCCGGGCTCGCCGCCGCCGCCGTCCTCGCGCGGCGTGGCCACGCCTGCACGGTCTACGAGAAGGCCGCGGACGCGTGCCCAGGACGGCGCGCCCTCGGCCCGGAGAAACTGCCGCCGGAAATCCTGGACGCGGAGATCGCCGCCGTCGCGGCGCTCGGCGTGGACCTCCGCTGCGGGACGGAGGTGGGTGGACGAAGTGGACAGGGGCAGGAGGAGGAGAAGCAGCTCACGATGGAGCGGTTGCTGGTGGCGCATGACGCGGTCATCATCGCCTGCGGGCTGGAAACGCCCGCGCAGGACCGCGTGTTCGTTGTTCCGGAGGAGGCGCTGGCGGTCCGCGCCGTCGGCGCGGGGAAGAACGCGGCCCTGCTGCTGCACTTCCTGTTCAGCATCGGCCGGTGGCCCTGCCCGGAGATCACGGCGCACCGCGACGCCCTGCGCCAGCGTCTGTTTAATTCCGCCCTCGGGCGGCTGGAGGACGGCGAGAAGGACGCCTACGCCGTGGAGTGGGTCCATGGCGGCCCCGAGCGCGGGGACAGCCCGGAGGCCGAGGCCGCCCGCTGCCTGCACTGCGACTGCATGAAGCCCGCGTCGTGCGGCCTCCGCGCCCAGGCGGCGGCGCACGGGCTCCCGACCCCCTTCCGCGGCGGCATCCCCCGCCTGAAGGTGGCGCCCGTCTTGCGCGCCGGGCGCATCCTTTTCGAGCCGGGCAAGTGCATCCGCTGCGGCATCTGCGTGGCCCTCACGCGCCGCCCCGGCGGCGGCCCCGGCATGGCCTTCACCGGGCGCGGGCTCGACTCGCGCGTCGGCCCGACGGCCGGCGCGACGCTCGCGGAGGCCCTGGGCGCCGAGGCGGAGGAGTGTGTGCGCGCGTGTCCCACGGGCGCGCTGGCCATTGAGAACGGGGAGACACCGCCATGAGAATCCTTTCGCTGGTGCCCGGAAGCGGCGGCACCTTCTACTGCCAGAACTGCCTGCGGGACCGCACCATGGTGCGCGCCCTGCGCCGTCTGGGGCACGACGTGGTCATGGTCCCCCTCTACCTGCCCATGTACGGCGGCGACACGGAGGTGGACACGCCCGCCCCGATCTTCTTCGGCGGCATCGGCGCGTACCTCCGCGAGAAAGTGCCCCTGCTCCGCCATGCGCCGGAGGGGCTGATGCGCCTGCTGGACGCCCCGGCGCTCCTGCGCTGGGCGGCGAAGCAGGAGGGCTCCACGCGCTCCGCGGACCTCGGCGCCATGACCCTCTCCATGCTCAACGGCGAGCGCGGCGGCCAGGCGGCGGAGATTGACCGGCTCGTGCGCTGGATCACGGAGCAGGAGCGCCCCGAGGTCATCCATGTGTCCAACGCGCTGCTGCTGGGCCTCGCGCCCCGTCTGCGGGAGGCGACGGGCGCGGCCATCGTGTGCAGCCTCCAGGACGAGGAGCCCTGGGTGGAGGGCATGGGCGCGCCGTTCACGGACCTCGTGTGGGACGCCATGCGCCGCCTCTCGGGCGAGGTGGCGCTGTTCCTCTCGACCAGCCGGTGGTACGCCGACCGGATGCGGGAGCGGCTCGGCCTTGCGGAGGGCCGCGTGCGCGTGGTGTGTCCCGGCGTGGACCCGCCCGCCGCCCCGGCGTGGACCGCGCCCCCGTCCCCGCCGACGGTCGGCTACCTCTCCCGCGTGCATCCCGCGCAGGGGTTTGACGCCCTGCTGGACGCCTTCACCGAACTGCGGCGCGACCCGCGCTTCGGCGCCCTGCGCCTGTCGGCCACGGGCGGCGTCACCCCCGCCGACCGCGCCTATGTCACGGCGGTGAAGGAGCGCCTGCAACGCGGCGGGCTGGCGGACGCCGTGGAGATCAACGAGTCCTTCTCCTCCGCGCCGGGCGCGGAGTTCTTCGCGCCCCTCAGCGTGCTGTCCACCCCCGCGCCGGACGGCGAGGCCTTCGGCCTCCAGATCGTGGAGGCCATGATCCGGGGGATTCCGGCGGTGCAGCCGCGCATCGCGGCGTACCCCGAGATTCTGGAGCAGGGCGGCGGCGTGCTCTACGACCCGTCCGTCCCCGGCGCGCTCGCGGAGGCCCTCGGCGGGCTGCTGTCCGACCCGGAACGCCTCCGCACCCTGGGCGCGGAGGCGCGCGGGATCGCCCTGGCGCGGTTCTCCGCCAACGCCGCCGCTCGGGAAACGCTCGCCGCCTGTGGGGCGGCCCGGGAGCTGCGGCCATGAGAAGAGTTGTCATTCCGATCCTCCTGCTGGTCGCGGCGGTCACCGTCGCGGCGGCGCTCTGGACGTTGCGCCCGTACCCCGCCGCAGACCCCGAAGAGGCCGCGCCCGCTTCCCCGTCCACAGCGTCCACTCCGTCCACCCCGTCCACCGACCCCGCCGACACCGGCGGCGACTGGCCCGGCTACCACGGCGGGCCGGAGCTGCGCGGCGCGGCCGACGCCGCATTCCCCGACGCGCTGGCGGTGAAGTGGCGCGTGAAGGCCGGCGCGCCGGTGCGCCAGACGCCGGTGGTGAAGGACGGCCGGATCTTCGCCGTGACGGCGCGGGGCGACGTGCTCGCCGTGGCGGCCGACGGCACGGAACTGTGGCGCGCGGAGTTGCGGCTGCCCGCCGAGGGGAACCCGGAACCCCTGCACATGCGCATCGAGGCGCCGCCCGTCGCCGTGAAGGACCTGCTGGTGGTCGGCACGGACGAGGGCATCCTCCTCGCGCTGGACGCGGCCACGGGCGCGGAGCGCTGGCGGCTGCCCCTGAGCGGCGGCGTCATCCGGGGCGCGCCGAACTACCTGCCAACCCTGGACCGCCTCTTTGTCATCGAGCAGTCCGCCGGCGCGCTGCTGTGCGTGAACCCCGCCGACGGCGCCGTGGTGTGGCGCGTGGAGGGCGTGGACCGCAGCGACGCCGCGCCTTCCGTGTCGGAACAGTTTGTCGTCTACGGAAGCTGCGCCGGGGCGCTGCATGTTTTCTCGCCGGAAAAGGGGGAGAAGCTGCGCGACATCAAAATCGAGGGGGACGGCCAGGTGGCGGGCGGCGCGGCCATGGAGGGGCCGCTGGTGTGGGCGGGCGCGCGCGGCGGCATGGTCGTCCACGCGAACCTGGAGACCGGGGAAATCCTCTGGGTGAACGAGGACATGGAGTCGGAGGTCTTCGGCACCCCCGCCGTGGCGGCGGACCGCGTGGTGGCCGTGTCCAACGACGGGTTCCTGTACGCCCTGGACCGCGCGGCGGGCACCCTGCTCTGGAAGCATGACACGCTGGGATTCCCCCTGTCGCCCGTCATCGCGGGGGACAGGGTGCTCTGCGCCGCCGACGGCACGCTGCTCCTCGTCGCGCTGGCGGACGGCAAAGTGCTGTGGTCGCAGGAACTGTCCGACGAGATCACCAGCCCCGCCGTGACGCGCGGCGGCATCTACCTCGGCACGGAGGACGGCGCGCTTGTGGCGTTGGGTCCGGCCCCGGCTGCGGAGGGTACGGTCAATGCCCCCTGAGCATCCCCTGCTGGAACTGCGCGGCGTGCGCCGCGCCTTTGACGGCCCCGCCGGATCCCTGCCCGTGCTCGACGGCGTGGACTTCACCCTGCGCGCCGGGGAGGCCGCCGCAGTCACCGGCCCCTCGGGCTGCGGCAAGAGCACGCTGCTCCAGCTCATGGGCACCCTCGACCGGCCCGACGCCGGACAGGTGCTCTTTGACGGCGCGGACACGGCGGGCCTCGGCCCCGACGCCCTCGCGGGCCTGCGCAACCGCACCATCGGCTTTGTCTTCCAGTTCCACCACCTCCTGCCTCAATGCACCGTGCTGGAGAACGCGCTGGTGCCCGTGCTGGAGCGCGCCCGCGCCGCCGAGGCCCGCGCGCGCGCCCTCGCGCTGCTGGACCGCGTGGGGCTGGCCGGACGCGCGGACCACCGCCCCGGCGAGCTGTCGGGCGGCGAGCGCCAGCGCGCCGCCGTGGTGCGCGCCCTCGTGAACCGGCCGCGCCTCCTGCTGGCCGACGAGCCGACGGGCGCGCTGAACGAGGCCGCCGCCGAGTCCCTCGCGGACCTGCTGGTGGGGCTCCAGCGGGACGAGGGCCTCGCGCTGGTCGTCGTGACCCACGCCCCCGCCGTGGCCCGCCGCTTCGGCGCGCAGTGGACCCTGCACAACGGGAAACTGGTGTCCGCATGAACCTCCGCCGCATGGCCGCGCGCGGCGTCCTCTGGCACCGCCGCATGCACCTCGGGCTGCTGCTCGGCGCGCTCCTCGCGTCCGCCGTGCTCTCGGGCGCCCTGCTGGTCGGCGCGTCCGTGAAGGGTACCCTGCGCGGCATCGCCCTCGCGCGGCTCGGCGGCGTGGAGGCCGCCCTCGACTGGGGCGACCGCCACTTCAGCGCGGATCTCGCGGACGCTGTGG
This window encodes:
- a CDS encoding PQQ-binding-like beta-propeller repeat protein; the encoded protein is MTPRQRYTLLAAALLVLAAAVAGAGLWRVLSSRPPAAAVALRLPGNDAAPADRSGDGAAVDLAGAFRAGEGTPSALPGYWPRFRGAGLDNIAKDAPPLADAWPAEGPKVLWRIPVGEGYAGAAVANGRVYLADYDEKTRADAVRCLSLDDGREIWRRSYRITVKKNHGMSRTVPAVTEQHLVSMGPRCHVVCLDPATGDFRWGLDLQKDYGTKEPLWYTGQCPLVEDGRAILAPCGPEVLMMAVDCATGQVLWKAPNPDGWNMSHASVFPMTLAGRRMYVYAAVGGVAGVSAEPDTAGALLWRVPWKARVVAPSALAIGPDRVLCLAGYGEGGLILKIAAEGGAFTAAVESAYSPKDGIASEQHTPILHDGLLYAILPKDAGGLRAQFVCHRPDNTLVWSSGSGERFGLGPFLLADGKFFVMDDEGTLSLLRQSPERFELLARAKVLNGHESWGPMALAGDRLLLRDSMEMACVFVGKEGP
- a CDS encoding ferredoxin, which encodes MDKKDADFDRRDFLRAAAVVAAGGGAWLAAGAGQAGRMVWQIDPAKCTQCGRCATTCVLNPSAVKCVHSTEICGFCDLCGGYLLPTAKAQDTGAENELCPVAALKRRYVEEPFFEYTVDEDLCVGCAKCVKGCAQFGNGSLHLQIKRDLCLNCNECAIARNCPSKAVAQIPLREAYRVKSFGAPEAGK
- a CDS encoding 4Fe-4S binding protein; this translates as MRRAFLTCAVLVVLAGGAWAEFRFPMPEFESGYTRPPMHLPPPAVTSPLVDVALLGGLMAVTAWAVVKRRSRAWVLSVCAVSVLYFGFYRKGCVCSVGSLQNVLDAFIGSGLAVPVVVSVFFLLPLVFALWFGRVFCAAVCPLGALQELCAVRPVQVPRAAEQVLGLLAYAYLGLTVVGVVTGSGFLICRYDPFVGFFRLGGELNLLLAGGLLLASGLVIARPYCRWLCPYGVLLRWVSMVSKWHAAVTPASCIQCRLCESACPVNAIEFPTPADRPERRGAGVRRMLVLGAALPVVLLFAAGAGWSAHGWLARMHPVVRLADRVAAEDAGRVTGTTIDSETFRAGQQPVAELYAEAAGLEERFKGAGAGFGAFMGLVVWGRVLRLSRVRVRKDYEIDKGACVSCARCFAYCPVERESDAQA
- a CDS encoding PQQ-binding-like beta-propeller repeat protein, whose amino-acid sequence is MPKPDPKPNRFAANPPAWRLSVAVAAVAGAFCLVVSALLVLNYVQVQRTSPLDNPELLALRAKLVEATGDDTAALVEQVRVLDLLARGALFTSQETLRTGAWALLAGAVVLVAALRLAARFRPLPPVAPFAPPPPEGAYWLTRARARELALFFGGLWVVAAVLAALFTPTGFREAAPGAAPAGDQAAAAPDTGGEAAPAAAAAFPSWDEVKKQWPNFRGPEGTGIAQVAAAPTAWNVETGENILWKTEVPLPGFSSPVVWDDRVYLTASDETTRAVYCFDANTGEKRWEYAVGDLPGSTGALPKYNEETGFAAPTMALQGDLAFAIFSTGELVCLDKEGKLVWGKHLGVPDNHYGHSSSLIVSEGVLVVQYDQKKDPKIFGFNIADGSEAWVIAREKISWASPICPETPLGRMLIVNSSKDVAGYAPATGKLLWQVKCLDGEVAPSPAYGGGVVFVANDYAMATALRLGGAADAVTAEMMWEYDEVLPDTSSPLVTEKYAYLATARAEISCLDRETGAQVWLQELEDGFQASPVLAGGNIYLVDMMGVMTLFAEGPEYKQTASIPMGEEAGATPAFTEGRMFVRTAKHLYCIGGK